CGGGGCAGAATCACGTCCGTGCTGGTGGCGGTGGTGGCGGACGAGCGGGGCGGGGGAGTGCTGCAACCCCTCGACGCCGCCGGCCGGCCCGCCGGGCCGGCGGAGCCGGTGCCCGACCTCGCCGCCGCGGTGGCCGCCCGGGAGGCCGCCGAGCGCCCGCGCTGGGTGTGGGCCGCCGGGGCGGCGGTCTACCCCGTGCTGCTGCGCGCCGGGGTCCGGCTGGAGCGCTGCCACGACGTGGAACTGACCGAGGCGCTGCTGCTCGGGCACGCCGGCCGGTGGGGCGAGCCCCGGTCGCTCGCCGCGGCCTGGGCGCGGCTGACCGGCGCGCCGGTCCCGCCCGACCCGGCGCCCCGCCCGCCGGAGCCGCCCGGCCATGGGCAGGGCGCGCTCTTCGACGCGCCGTCCGGTCCGCCCGGCCCGGGCATCGAAGCGCTGACCCGGGTGTACGCCGACCAGCTCGCCCGGATCGCGGCGACCGAGCATCCCGGCCGGTTCCGCCTGCTGGTGGCGGCCGAGTCGGCGGGCGCGCTGATCGCCACGGAGATGGGGGCGGCCGGGCTGCCGTGGCGGGCCGAGGTGCACGACGCGATGCTCGCCGAGTTGCTCGGGGAGGCGTCCCCGGTGGGCGGGCCGCCCCGCCGGCTGGCCGAGCTGGCCGCCCGGATCGCCGCGGCGTTCGGCGTACGGCAGCTGCACGCGGACTCCCCGGCGGAGCTGTTGAAGGCGTTCGCCCGGGCCGGCGTGGAGCTGCCGAACACCCGAGCCTGGGTGTTGCGCGGGGTGGAGCATCCGGCGGTGCCGCTGGTCCTGGAATACAAGGAGCTCTACCGGATCTGGACGGCGCACGGCTGGGCGTGGCGGGACGCCTGGGTCTCCGGCGGCCGCTTCCACCCGGAGTACGTGCCCGGCGGCGTGGTCTCCGGCCGATGGGCCACCCGGGGCGGCGGGGCGCTGCAGATCCCGAAGGTGATCCGGCGCGCGGTGGTGGCCGATCCCGGCTGGACCTTCGTCGTCGCCGACGCGGGCCAGTTGGAGCCGCGGGTGCTGGGCGCGGTCTCCGGGGACGCCCGGCTCGCGGCGGCCGGTGGGGCCGGCGACCTCTACGCCGCGCTCGCCCGGGACGCCTTCGCCGGTGACCGGGCCCGGGCGAAGGTGGCCCTGCTCGGCGCGATGTACGGGCAGACCGGCGGATCGGCGGTGCCCGCCCTGGCCGTGCTCAAGCGGAACTACCCGACGGCGTTCGGCTACGTCGAGGCGGCGGCGCGGACCGGCGAGGCCGGTGGACTGGTGCGCTCCTGGCTCGGGCGCACCTGCCCGCCGGGCTCGGTCGGCTTCGCCGACGGCGACGAGGCGGACCCGGACGCCGGGGGAGACCCACAGGGGCCCCGGGCCCGCGCCGCCCGTTCCCGGGGCCGGTTCACCCGCAACTTCGTCATCCAGGCGACCGCCGCCGAGTGGGCCTCGACGCTGCTGGCCACGTTGCGGACGGCCCTCGCGGGCACCGAGGCCGAGCTGGTCTTCTTTCAGCACGACGAGGTGATCGTGCACTGCCCGGCCGGGCAGGCCGAGGCGGTGGCGGAGGCGGTCACCGCCGCGGGGGCGCGGGCGGCGGCGCTGCTCTTCGGCGACACCCCGGTCCGGTTCCCGCTGGACCTGTCCGTGGTCGACTGCTACGCCGACGCGGCATAGTCAGGCAATTTTCCTTTTTGCCCCGCTACCCCGCCCCGGGGGTGCTCGTTGGGCCCGTTGTGCGTAAACGGGACGGACCGGACGCGGGTGGCGCCGGTGCCGTCCCCACGGTCGAGGGGGCCCAGCTGAACCGGATCGCAGGAATGATCATCGCAGCGGGTGGGGGACGTCGCCTCGGCGGACCCGAGGCGCTGCTGCACCAGGGGGAGAAGCCCCTGGTGAACCGGATGATCGACACGATGGTCGAGGCGGGCTGCGAGCAGATCGTGGTCGTACTGGGCGCGGCGGCCGACCAGGTCCGCCAGACGACCGACCTGACCGGGGCCACCGTGGTGGTCAACCGGGCGTGGGGGACCGGCGTCGGCTCCTCCATCCGCGCCGGCCTGGCGGCCCTGACCGACGACGGGATCGAGGCGGTCGTCGTGGCGCCCGTGGACATGCCGGGGCTGACCGCCGGCGCGATCCGGCGGGTGACCGCGCTGCCGTACCCCGACGTGCTGGTCTGCGCGACCTACGACGGACTGCGCGGCTACCCGATGCTCTTCGGCCGCCGGCACTGGGCCGGCATCGCCACCCTGGCGAGCGCGGACGTCGGCGCCCGGCCCTACCTGCTGGCGCACAAGGACCAGATCGTCGACATCTCCTGCGACTCGGTGGCCGACGGCAGCCGGATCGACAGCCCCGAGTTGATGGCGCTCTACGGCCTCACCATCCCCGAGCAGCGCGTCGGCGTCTGAGTCGGCGCCGGGCGGTGGGCGCGGGCGGTGCTCAACGGGGTGGAGCACCTCCGGTTGGCCTCGGGCCCGTACGCGGGACGCTGGGTCGGCCTCTCCGCCCTCAAGCAGGGGTAGCGACCGGGGTCAGGCCAGCGCGAAAAGGTCGGCCGCGTTCTCCCAGAGGACCGCGCGCAGCCAGTCGTCGCCGAGGTCGAGCCGTTCCAGCCCGGCGAGCTGCTCCGCGTACGGGTAGGGGATGTTCGGGAAGTCGCTGCCCAGCAGCACCTTGCCGGCCAGCCCCAGCTCGCGCAGCCGGGGCAGCTCGCCGGCCGGGAACGGCATGAACCGGTCGAAGAACGAGGTGAACGCCATGGTGGTGTCCAGCCGCACCCGCTCGTACTTCTCCGCCAGGTCGAGGAACGCGGCGTAGTCGGGCGCGCCCAGGTGGGCCACGACCGCGGTCAGCCCCGGATGCCGGGCGAGCAGCGCGGCGAACGGTTCCGGGCCGGTGTGCGGGGTGCCGACGGGCGCGTGCCCGGCGTGCACCACCACCGGCACGCCCGCGTCGGCGAGCAGCCCCCACACCGCGTCCAGCGCCGGGTCGGTGGGGAGGAACCCGCCGACCTGGACGTGCACCTTGAACACCCGGGCGCCGGCGTCGAGCGCCCCGGCGACGTACCGGACCGTGTCCGGCTCCGGGTAGAAGGTCGCCGAGGGCAGGCAGCCCGGCGTGGCGCGGGCGAAGTCCAGCGTCCACCGGTTCAGCGCTTCCGCCATGCCGGGCCGGTGCGGGTACGCCAGGGCGGTGAACGCCCGTACGCCGAGCCGGCGCAGGTGCGCGACCCGCTCGGCGTCGCTCCACCGGTACCGGATCGGCCACTCCGTGCCGACCAGCGGCCCGGCCGCGTCGAAGTACGCCCATACCTTGCGCAGCAGCCTTGGCGGCAGGAAGTGCACGTGCACGTCGGCCAGCCCGGGCAGGCCGAGTCGGCGCCAGAACGCCGGCACCGCGGCGTCCTCGACCGGCGGCCGGCCCGCGCCGGCCAGGGTGTCCTCGATCTCCGTCACACCTCGATGTTGAACCGCTGCAGCACCGACGGCGCGACCAGCCCCACCGCGGCGAGCACCGCCAGCACGGTCAGCGCGGCCCGCAGCACGATCACCTCGGCCTTGCTGCCGGTGCGCAGCGCGATGCCGTTGGGCAGGCCGACCATCGTCCACATCCGGCGCTTG
The window above is part of the Micromonospora inositola genome. Proteins encoded here:
- a CDS encoding nucleotidyltransferase family protein, with protein sequence MIIAAGGGRRLGGPEALLHQGEKPLVNRMIDTMVEAGCEQIVVVLGAAADQVRQTTDLTGATVVVNRAWGTGVGSSIRAGLAALTDDGIEAVVVAPVDMPGLTAGAIRRVTALPYPDVLVCATYDGLRGYPMLFGRRHWAGIATLASADVGARPYLLAHKDQIVDISCDSVADGSRIDSPELMALYGLTIPEQRVGV
- a CDS encoding amidohydrolase family protein, which gives rise to MEDTLAGAGRPPVEDAAVPAFWRRLGLPGLADVHVHFLPPRLLRKVWAYFDAAGPLVGTEWPIRYRWSDAERVAHLRRLGVRAFTALAYPHRPGMAEALNRWTLDFARATPGCLPSATFYPEPDTVRYVAGALDAGARVFKVHVQVGGFLPTDPALDAVWGLLADAGVPVVVHAGHAPVGTPHTGPEPFAALLARHPGLTAVVAHLGAPDYAAFLDLAEKYERVRLDTTMAFTSFFDRFMPFPAGELPRLRELGLAGKVLLGSDFPNIPYPYAEQLAGLERLDLGDDWLRAVLWENAADLFALA
- a CDS encoding bifunctional 3'-5' exonuclease/DNA polymerase, with product MSQVRGRITSVLVAVVADERGGGVLQPLDAAGRPAGPAEPVPDLAAAVAAREAAERPRWVWAAGAAVYPVLLRAGVRLERCHDVELTEALLLGHAGRWGEPRSLAAAWARLTGAPVPPDPAPRPPEPPGHGQGALFDAPSGPPGPGIEALTRVYADQLARIAATEHPGRFRLLVAAESAGALIATEMGAAGLPWRAEVHDAMLAELLGEASPVGGPPRRLAELAARIAAAFGVRQLHADSPAELLKAFARAGVELPNTRAWVLRGVEHPAVPLVLEYKELYRIWTAHGWAWRDAWVSGGRFHPEYVPGGVVSGRWATRGGGALQIPKVIRRAVVADPGWTFVVADAGQLEPRVLGAVSGDARLAAAGGAGDLYAALARDAFAGDRARAKVALLGAMYGQTGGSAVPALAVLKRNYPTAFGYVEAAARTGEAGGLVRSWLGRTCPPGSVGFADGDEADPDAGGDPQGPRARAARSRGRFTRNFVIQATAAEWASTLLATLRTALAGTEAELVFFQHDEVIVHCPAGQAEAVAEAVTAAGARAAALLFGDTPVRFPLDLSVVDCYADAA